Proteins co-encoded in one Chrysemys picta bellii isolate R12L10 chromosome 13, ASM1138683v2, whole genome shotgun sequence genomic window:
- the SLC52A3 gene encoding solute carrier family 52, riboflavin transporter, member 3 — protein sequence MALLTHLLACVFGTGSWAALNGLWVELPLLVTELPEQWYLPSYITIIVQLANVGPLLVTLLHRFKPGLLSEVAVIYGVVAVGALACLLLAFLWGFTSPVAGEPHSTAFFGLAFCLALVDCTSSVTFLPFMARLQPRYVTTFFMGEGLSGFLPALVALAQGAGIARCVNVTRVSNVTVGNNTAEGSQFQMETQYLPANFSTLVFFLLLAAMMVACLVAFFFLTRLPKAWELSRQNLCPSTITLHSLQEIPGDGPRLSVGGDSTRGGKPASSDKGSHHTDPEVTYSLAKFAFIYLLVAWVNSLTNGILPSVQAYSCLPYGNMAYHLSATLSSMANPLACTIAMFLPSRSLALLGALSVAGTGFGAYNMAMAVMSPCPLLQHSAWGHAIIVISWVCFTGSLSYVKVMTGVILRSQSHSALVWYGAVEQLGSLTGALIMFPLVNVYSFFRSADYCSLQCPA from the exons ATGGCGCTGCTCACCCACCTGCTGGCATGCGTCTTCGGGACGGGCTCCTGGGCAGCCCTCAATGGCCTGTGggtggagctgcccctgctggtGACCGAGCTGCCTGAGCAGTGGTACCTGCCCTCCTACATCACCATCATCGTCCAGCTGGCCAACGTGGGGCCGCTGCTGGTCACCCTGCTGCACAGGTTCAAGCCCGGCCTGCTGAGCGAAGTGGCCGTCATCTATGGCGTGGTGGCCGTGGGAGCCCTGGCCTGCCTGCTCTTGGCCTTCCTTTGGGGTTTTACCTCCCCTGTCGCCGGGGAGCCCCACAGCACGGCCTTCTTCGGCCTCGCCTTCTGCCTGGCGCTGGTGGACTGCACCTCCTCAGTCACCTTCCTGCCCTTCATGGCGCGGCTGCAGCCCCGCTACGTCACCACCTTCTTCATGGGGGAAGGGCTCAGTGGGTTCCTCCCAGCCCTCGTTGCCCTGGCCCAGGGCGCTGGCATCGCCAGGTGCGTCAACGTCACCCGGGTCTCCAACGTAACCGTGGGCAACAACACCGCCGAGGGCAGCCAGTTCCAAATGGAGACCCAGTATCTCCCAGCCAACTTCTCCACCCTggtcttcttcctcctcctggccGCCATGATGGTCGCCTGCTTGGTAGCCTTCTTCTTCCTCACCAGGCTGCCCAAAGCATGGGAGCTGTCGAGACAAAACTTGTGTCCTAGCACCATCACTCTCCACTCACTTCAGGAAATCCCTGGGGATGGGCCCAGGCTATCTGTGGGAGGAGACTCCACAAGGGGAGGAAAGCCAGCGAGCTCCGACAAGGGATCCCATCATACAGACCCAGAGGTTACCTACTCTCTGGCCAAGTTTGCCTTCATCTACCTCCTTGTTGCCTGGGTGAACTCCCTAACCAACGGGATCCTGCCATCCGTGCAAGCCTATTCCTGCTTGCCCTATGGCAACATGGCCTACCACCTGTCTGCCACCCTGAGCTCCATGGCTAACCCGCTCGCCTGCACCATCGCCATGTTTCTGCCCAGCAG GTCTCTGGCCCTGCTGGGGGCGCTCTCCGTGGCCGGGACAGGATTTGGGGCCTATAACATGGCTATGGCTGTCATGAGCCCGTGCCCCCTCCTTCAGCACTCGGCTTGGGGGCACGCCATCATC GTCATCTCCTGGGTGTGCTTCACGGGGAGCCTCAGTTACGTGAAGGTGATGACCGGGGTGATCTTGCGGAGCCAGAGCCACAGCGCCCTCGTGTGGTATGGGGCAGTAGAGCAGCTGGGGTCTCTGACCGGGGCCCTCATCATGTTCCCCCTGGTGAACGTCTATAGCTTCTTCAGATCTGCTGACTATTGCAGCCTGCAGTGTCCAGCGTGA